In Rhodoferax koreense, a genomic segment contains:
- a CDS encoding IlvD/Edd family dehydratase, with protein MPDTPSPCEPGDTADSPHRPAGGMRKGLTSYGDQGFSLFLRKAFIKGAGFTDAALDRPVIGIANTGSSYNPCHGNAPQLIEAVKRGVMLAGGLPMDFPTISVHESFAAPTSMYLRNLMAMDTEEMVRAQPMDAVVLIGGCDKTAPAQLMGAASAGLPAIQLITGSMLTGSHRGERVGACTDCRRYWGKYRAGEIDAEEVADVNDQLVASVGTCSVMGTASTMACIAEALGMTVPGGASPPAVTADRIRIAEQTGAQAVQMARDGLSIDKVLTPAAFENAMRVLLAIGGSTNGIVHLTAIAGRMGLEVDLDALDRMGRETPVLLDLKPSGQHYMEDFHHAGGMATLLRELKPLLRLDAMTVTGRTLGEELERAGPGFPQDVVRTIAHPIYPQGGMAVLRGNLAPAGAIIKQSAADARLMEHEGRAVVFENLEDLATRIDRDDLDVTADDVLVLKNIGPKGAPGMPEAGYIPIPRKLARAGVKDIVRISDGRMSGTAFGTIVLHVTPESAIGGPLAHVQNGDRIRLSVKNREIALLVQDEELARRMRANPVVAPTAERGYRKLFLHSVTQADQGVDFDFLRAATMVGKVPR; from the coding sequence ATGCCCGACACCCCATCTCCCTGCGAACCCGGCGACACCGCCGACAGCCCGCATCGTCCCGCCGGCGGCATGCGCAAGGGACTGACGAGTTACGGCGACCAGGGTTTCTCGCTGTTCCTGCGCAAGGCCTTCATCAAGGGCGCAGGGTTTACCGATGCCGCGCTCGACCGGCCGGTGATCGGCATCGCCAACACCGGCAGCAGCTACAACCCCTGCCACGGCAACGCGCCGCAACTCATCGAGGCGGTGAAGCGCGGCGTGATGCTGGCCGGCGGCCTGCCGATGGACTTTCCGACCATCTCGGTGCATGAGAGCTTTGCCGCGCCCACCAGCATGTACCTGCGCAACCTCATGGCCATGGACACCGAGGAAATGGTGCGCGCCCAGCCCATGGACGCGGTGGTGCTGATCGGCGGCTGCGACAAGACCGCGCCGGCCCAGCTCATGGGCGCGGCCTCGGCCGGCCTGCCGGCGATCCAGCTCATCACCGGCTCCATGCTCACCGGCAGCCACCGTGGCGAACGCGTCGGCGCCTGCACCGATTGCCGCCGCTACTGGGGCAAGTACCGCGCGGGCGAGATCGACGCCGAGGAAGTGGCCGACGTGAACGACCAGCTCGTCGCCAGCGTCGGCACCTGTTCGGTGATGGGCACGGCCAGCACTATGGCCTGCATCGCCGAGGCGCTGGGCATGACGGTGCCCGGCGGTGCATCGCCGCCGGCCGTCACCGCCGATCGCATCCGCATCGCGGAGCAGACCGGCGCGCAGGCCGTGCAGATGGCGCGCGACGGCCTGTCCATCGACAAGGTGCTCACGCCCGCAGCCTTCGAGAACGCCATGCGCGTGCTGCTGGCCATCGGCGGCTCGACCAACGGCATCGTGCACCTCACGGCCATTGCGGGCCGCATGGGCCTGGAAGTCGACCTGGATGCGCTGGACCGCATGGGCCGCGAGACGCCGGTGCTGCTCGACCTCAAGCCCTCGGGCCAGCATTACATGGAGGATTTCCACCACGCCGGTGGCATGGCCACGCTGCTGCGCGAATTGAAGCCCTTGCTGCGGCTTGACGCGATGACCGTCACCGGCCGCACCCTGGGCGAAGAGCTGGAACGCGCCGGCCCGGGCTTTCCGCAGGACGTGGTGCGCACCATCGCCCACCCGATCTACCCGCAGGGCGGCATGGCGGTGCTGCGCGGCAACCTCGCTCCGGCGGGCGCCATCATCAAGCAGTCCGCGGCCGACGCCCGGCTCATGGAGCACGAGGGCCGCGCGGTCGTTTTCGAGAACCTCGAAGACCTGGCCACGCGCATCGACCGCGACGACCTCGACGTCACGGCCGACGACGTGCTGGTGCTGAAGAACATCGGCCCCAAGGGCGCCCCGGGCATGCCCGAGGCCGGCTACATCCCGATCCCGCGCAAGCTGGCGCGCGCCGGGGTGAAGGACATCGTGCGCATCTCCGACGGGCGCATGAGCGGTACGGCCTTCGGCACCATCGTGCTGCACGTCACACCCGAATCCGCCATTGGCGGGCCGCTGGCCCATGTGCAGAACGGCGACCGCATCCGCCTCAGCGTGAAGAACCGCGAAATTGCCCTGCTGGTGCAGGACGAGGAATTGGCCCGTCGCATGCGTGCGAACCCCGTGGTGGCGCCGACGGCCGAGCGCGGCTACCGCAAGCTGTTCCTGCACAGCGTGACCCAGGCCGACCAGGGTGTCGACTTCGATTTTCTGCGTGCCGCCACGATGGTGGGCAAGGTGCCGCGGTAG